From Chryseobacterium gallinarum, one genomic window encodes:
- the atpG gene encoding ATP synthase F1 subunit gamma: MANLKEIRGRITSISSTMQITRAMKMVSAAKLKKAQDAIVMLRPYSEKLQELIQNVNSSSDPDQISVYAQKREVKRILFIAVTSNRGLAGAFNSSIVKELNLQFQNNSQYEIEVLPVGKKVYDAVRKSRTVYANGSSVYDNMNFDTVAHIVEGVMTSFTEGKFDEVYVIYNKFVNAATQEVTTERVLPISMPENTESEVETDYIFEPNRAEILDNLIPKSIKTQIFKAILDSIASEHGARMTAMHKATDNAQALKNDLVIFYNKARQAAITNEILEIVSGAEALKNS, from the coding sequence ATGGCAAACTTAAAAGAAATACGAGGCAGAATTACGTCAATTTCATCTACGATGCAGATTACACGTGCTATGAAAATGGTTTCCGCTGCGAAACTTAAAAAAGCACAGGATGCAATCGTAATGTTAAGACCATATTCTGAAAAATTACAGGAGCTTATCCAGAATGTAAATTCTAGCTCTGATCCTGATCAGATTTCTGTATATGCTCAGAAAAGAGAGGTTAAAAGAATACTTTTCATCGCTGTTACTTCAAACAGGGGTCTTGCGGGAGCTTTTAACTCTTCAATCGTAAAAGAGCTTAACCTTCAGTTTCAGAACAATTCTCAATATGAGATTGAAGTTCTTCCTGTAGGAAAAAAGGTATATGATGCAGTAAGAAAAAGCCGTACGGTATATGCCAATGGAAGCTCTGTGTACGATAACATGAACTTTGATACTGTTGCTCACATCGTTGAAGGAGTAATGACTAGTTTCACGGAAGGAAAATTTGACGAAGTTTATGTTATTTACAATAAATTCGTGAATGCAGCAACTCAGGAAGTAACAACAGAAAGAGTTCTTCCTATCTCAATGCCTGAAAATACAGAATCAGAAGTTGAAACAGATTATATCTTTGAGCCAAACAGAGCTGAGATTCTTGATAATTTGATTCCAAAATCTATCAAAACCCAGATTTTCAAAGCAATTTTAGACTCAATTGCATCAGAGCACGGAGCGAGAATGACTGCAATGCACAAAGCAACAGACAACGCCCAGGCTCTAAAGAATGATCTTGTGATCTTCTACAACAAAGCGAGACAGGCAGCAATTACCAACGAAATCCTGGAAATTGTTTCCGGAGCAGAAGCTTTGAAAAATTCGTAA